A genomic region of Lytechinus pictus isolate F3 Inbred chromosome 2, Lp3.0, whole genome shotgun sequence contains the following coding sequences:
- the LOC129253848 gene encoding uncharacterized protein LOC129253848 translates to MESRTRIMRSSQLGLPPRSSMTVTFSRDTLERKVEANKPQQLPRNPDQKLGNIGKITGKDADPVLTSLVNYHSKLLGASGRSFDLIVGKLSHLLKTNGYYLDSKYKGPMDALFFAIRNLIVDAEKSEISRTRLLENLELRAKTWGHDPLELPQPRAHLQDLLSPTKPPAVTNPQDNAPIECLSPPYNASGRYSPIPLPPVQVAPPSPDMEALTHVAKATPFPDDTDDDEEDDDQWLTTSDMTYESDSSEEFIMPEREVEDLMLESTTDLDDELSRLLSAKLPDSYKRRVNDGKPVRYTRSFLLDLWKSPYSKEMPSVLKHTISHSDVSFIIQRHAFSDPGVLFLQGSMDDIYLKPSHLKADPNSRVRSSSGRSTPDPKASDGDATRMRALSWPQGAEAAGKPQPDVGGERLVQGREGARQIHIGARVDSPNPATWQGARRISEGDGQEGRPEASLRSNSPDDWRRPGSTAVILGETGTGTGILGERPKRNTDKQEPLAAAAEGEEVVLRPRSPRDWVQTAFGTFGDRAGQNTKRPVTPRKEESLRPRSPSDWRRPGSISGLLGDGDARVVRPRLSTSPGVAGDGAEEMLQERPGSSGRHSPSNWGWPGSSSGIPGDEGTRIAGLGLSTPSPVVAGGGDQERPGSRRRSPSAGSQEASTMKVRFDLPDQSSEDDMKTKESQKKQAATSTHVLLTPRQILGDGAQQDGGTDMSPLTLPMGFAPQTEIPTFREVFREVIEKGITTGAPGPAMDIRAKSPEM, encoded by the exons ATGGAGTCCCGTACACGAATCATGAGGTCATCTCAACTTGGATTGCCACCTCGGTCCTCCATGACTGTGACATTTTCCCGTGACACCTTGGAACGGAAGGTGGAAGCCAATAAACCCCAGCAACTTCCACGGAATCCCGATCAGAAGCTTGGAAATATTGGAAAAATAACTGGGAAAGATGCGGACCCAGTCCTCACGAGCTTGGTGAACTACCACAGCAAACTGCTTGGGGCCTCGGGGAG GTCATTTGACTTAATTGTTGGTAAGCTGAGTCATCTCTTAAAAACCAATGGATATTACCTGGATTCCAAGTATAAAG GACCCATGGACGCCTTGTTCTTTGCTATCAGGAATCTGATTGTAGACGCAGAGAAGAGTGAGATCTCTAGGACCAGACTGTTAGAGAACCTGGAACTCAGAGCCAAGACATGGGGTCATGACCCCTTGGAGCTTCCACAACCTCGT GCTCATTTACAAGACTTGCTTTCTCCTACAAAGCCTCCTGCAGTCACCAATCCTCAGGATAATGCACCTATTGAATGCCTATCACCACCTTATAATG CTTCTGGGCGTTACTCCCCTATCCCTCTACCTCCTGTCCAAGTTGCCCCGCCCAGCCCCGACATGGAGGCATTGACCCATGTGGCCAAGGCCACTCCATTTCCTGATGACACTGATGACGATGAGGAAGATGATGACCAGTGGCTGACGACATCAGACATGACCTACGAGTCGGACAGCTCCGAAGAGTTCATCATGCCGGAGCGTGAGGTAGAGGATCTTATGTTGGAATCTACCACAGATCTTGATGATGAGCTTTCCAGGCTACTGTCAGCAAAGCTCCCTGATAGCTACAAGAGGAGAG TGAATGATGGCAAACCAGTGCGCTACACCAGGTCTTTCCTGCTTGACCTGTGGAAATCGCCCTATTCCAAAGAGATGCCGTCAGTCCTGAAGCATACCATCTCCCATAGTGATGTGTCCTTTATCATCCAG AGGCATGCCTTTTCTGATCCTGGAGTGCTGTTTCTGCAAGGATCAATGGATGATATTTATCTGAAGCCATCTCACCTCAAGGCAGACCCTAACTCAAGAGTAAGATCATCCAGTGGCAGAAGTACCCCAGACCCCAAAGCTTCTGATGGAGATGCTACCAGGATGAGGGCCTTGAGCTGGCCCCAGGGAGCAGAAGCAGCAGGGAAACCACAACCAGATGTAGGAGGAGAGAGACTGGTCCAAGGCAGGGAAGGGGCAAGGCAAATCCATATAGGGGCAAGGGTGGACAGTCCGAATCCTGCAACTTGGCAGGGAGCAAGAAGAATCAGTGAAGGTGACGGCCAAGAAGGACGACCGGAAGCATCCTTGAGATCCAATTCACCAGATGATTGGCGCAGGCCTGGATCTACTGCTGTAATTTTGGGAGAGACTGGAACTGGCACTGGGATATTAGGAGAGAGGCCAAAAAGGAATACAGACAAACAAGAGCCCTTAGCAGCAGCTGCAGAAGGAGAGGAGGTTGTGCTGAGACCACGTTCTCCAAGAGATTGGGTCCAAACTGCATTTGGGACTTTTGGAGATAGGGCTGGTCAAAACACGAAGAGACCGGTTACCCCAAGAAAGGAGGAATCTCTACGGCCACGCTCTCCAAGTGATTGGCGCAGACCGGGATCTATTTCAGGATTACTTGGAGATGGGGATGCAAGAGTGGTGAGGCCCAGGCTCTCCACTTCTCCAGGTGTAGCAGGAGATGGGGCTGAAGAAATGTTACAAGAGAGACCAGGATCATCTGGACGACATTCACCAAGTAATTGGGGCTGGCCAGGATCTAGTTCAGGGATACCTGGAGATGAGGGTACAAGAATTGCTGGACTCGGCCTCTCCACCCCCTCTCCAGTTGTAGCAGGAGGTGGAGATCAAGAAAGACCAGGTTCTAGAAGACGATCACCAAGTGCCGGCAGTCAAGAG GCTAGTACAATGAAGGTCCGATTTGATCTGCCTGATCAAAGCAGCGAAGATGACATGAAAACCAAAGAGTCCCAAAAGAAACAAGCAGCTACGTCAACCCATGTACTCCTCACACCACGTCAGATTCTTGGAGATGGG
- the LOC129253847 gene encoding PRELI domain containing protein 3B-like: MKIWSSEHVFHHPWETVTQAAWRKYPNPMNPSVIGIDVLDRKVDDKGRLHSRRLLTTEWGLPGWVRSLVGLEPTCYGSEYSIVDPKKKTFTAKSANISLQSYVSIDEKLVYKPHPTIENATLLTQEATVTVKGLGLGGQLEKMVTSTISSNANKGREAMEWVIGTINREMTELASTAKKGIEDLTSGIETIDFD, from the exons ATGAAGATTTGGAGTTCTGAACACGTTTTCCA CCATCCGTGGGAGACAGTCACTCAGGCTGCGTGGAGGAAGTATCCCAATCCCATGAACCCTAGCGTTATTGGGATTGATGTCCTCGATAGGAAGGTAGATGATAAGGGCCGCCTTCACAGTAGGAGGTTGCTTACAACAGAGTGGGGTCTTCCAGGCTGGGTCAGATCG tTGGTTGGTCTTGAGCCTACATGCTATGGATCAGAGTATTCCATTGTAGACCCCAAGAAGAAAACATTCACAGCTAAGTCTGCCAAT ATTTCATTGCAAAGTTATGTTTCTATTGATGAGAAACTAGTTTACAAGCCACATCCTACCATTGAGAATGC gACACTTTTGACCCAGGAGGCTACAGTTACAGTGAAAGGATTAGGATTGGGTGGGCAGCTGGAGAAGATGGTTACTAGTACTATTTCATCAAACGCAAACAAG GGTCGGGAAGCAATGGAGTGGGTCATCGGTACTATCAACCGGGAGATGACAGAGCTGGCATCCACGGCCAAGAAAGGTATCGAAGATCTAACCAGTGGTATAGAGACCATAGATTTTGATTGA